In Flagellatimonas centrodinii, a single window of DNA contains:
- a CDS encoding efflux RND transporter periplasmic adaptor subunit gives MRIWTAVMVVTLAACGENSGLTVPQRPVVVEFPQPVAVAGTSLFPGTVVAREEAALGFRIGGKLVSREVDAGDQVKAGQLLARIDPEDTRLASNAAQAAVTAAEADLRLAEAELERYRGLLERNFISASAFELRENTYKLAMARLDQAKAEHAVSRNQRRYTDLTADRDGLITRVLAEPGQVLTLGQPVLQFVPDESREVEVQVPEGRLDGLRQAPGLQVRLWALPASRYTATVREISPQADQLTRTHRVRLALVDADDRVRLGMTASAFLQLGADRPLFGIPSSALGELDGTPVVWQVDENDTVHPLSVEVDRYTEQGVVVAGDLGPDRALVSAGVHLLSPGQAVTVIQRQRAER, from the coding sequence ATGCGTATCTGGACAGCGGTGATGGTGGTTACGCTGGCCGCCTGTGGCGAGAACTCCGGGCTCACCGTGCCGCAGCGGCCAGTGGTGGTCGAGTTTCCGCAGCCGGTTGCCGTAGCGGGGACCTCCCTGTTTCCCGGCACCGTGGTGGCGCGTGAGGAAGCCGCGCTCGGCTTCCGCATTGGCGGCAAGCTGGTATCGCGTGAGGTGGATGCCGGCGACCAGGTGAAGGCCGGTCAGTTGTTGGCCCGGATCGACCCCGAAGACACCCGACTTGCCAGCAATGCGGCACAGGCCGCGGTGACCGCCGCCGAGGCCGACCTGCGGCTCGCGGAAGCGGAGCTTGAGCGCTACCGCGGCCTGCTCGAACGCAACTTCATCAGTGCCTCGGCCTTCGAGCTACGCGAGAATACCTACAAGCTGGCGATGGCACGGTTGGACCAGGCGAAGGCCGAGCATGCCGTAAGCCGCAACCAGCGACGCTATACCGATCTCACCGCTGACCGCGATGGCCTCATCACCCGAGTGCTGGCCGAGCCGGGGCAAGTGCTCACGCTCGGGCAGCCGGTGCTGCAGTTCGTTCCGGATGAGAGCCGGGAAGTCGAGGTCCAAGTGCCCGAGGGCCGACTCGACGGTCTCCGCCAGGCGCCCGGCTTGCAGGTCCGGCTGTGGGCGCTGCCAGCGTCTCGCTACACCGCGACCGTGCGCGAAATCTCGCCGCAGGCCGATCAGCTGACCCGGACCCATCGCGTGCGCCTCGCCTTGGTGGATGCTGACGACCGCGTGCGGCTCGGCATGACCGCCTCGGCGTTCTTGCAGCTGGGGGCTGATCGTCCGCTGTTCGGTATCCCGTCTTCGGCACTGGGCGAGCTCGATGGCACACCCGTGGTGTGGCAGGTGGACGAGAACGACACGGTGCATCCGCTGTCGGTCGAAGTGGACCGCTACACCGAGCAGGGCGTGGTGGTGGCGGGTGACCTCGGCCCGGACCGCGCGCTGGTCTCGGCGGGGGTCCATCTGCTCAGTCCCGGTCAGGCGGTGACGGTGATCCAGCGCCAGCGTGCAGAGCGTTGA
- a CDS encoding TetR/AcrR family transcriptional regulator, producing MKTAAKRPRQTERANPAAEPRRGRPKDPEKRTAILRAATRLFASRGYAGSSMEAIAQAAGVSKLTLYSHFTAKDALFSEAVVQACEEHAPPAYFDPASALPLRERLRRIGLGFIDLVMEPEVISVYRMMAAQARSSDKLGRLFFTAGPQRTIDQFARLLDAAVAAGELDVEDSQAAAGHFFCLLKGVCHLQVLMACRPAPKHAERVAQVENAVTVFLRAYSPRG from the coding sequence TTGAAAACCGCTGCCAAACGCCCACGCCAAACCGAGCGCGCCAACCCGGCGGCGGAGCCACGCCGTGGTCGCCCCAAGGATCCGGAGAAGCGAACCGCGATCCTCCGTGCCGCCACTCGGTTGTTCGCCTCGCGCGGCTATGCAGGCAGCAGCATGGAAGCCATTGCGCAGGCAGCGGGTGTCTCAAAACTGACGCTGTACTCGCACTTCACCGCCAAGGACGCGCTGTTCTCCGAGGCGGTGGTGCAGGCCTGTGAGGAACATGCGCCGCCCGCGTATTTCGACCCCGCCAGCGCCCTGCCCCTGCGCGAACGGCTGCGTCGAATCGGCCTCGGGTTCATCGATCTGGTGATGGAGCCGGAGGTCATCAGTGTCTATCGGATGATGGCCGCACAGGCGCGCAGCTCGGACAAGCTCGGTCGACTGTTCTTTACCGCCGGCCCGCAACGCACCATCGATCAGTTCGCGCGACTACTGGACGCCGCAGTCGCCGCCGGCGAGCTCGATGTCGAAGACAGCCAAGCGGCGGCAGGTCATTTCTTCTGTCTGCTGAAAGGCGTCTGCCACTTGCAGGTGTTAATGGCATGCCGACCCGCACCCAAACATGCCGAGCGGGTGGCACAGGTTGAGAATGCGGTGACGGTATTCCTGCGGGCCTACTCGCCGCGCGGCTGA
- a CDS encoding MATE family efflux transporter encodes MTDIIETQPAVAALPPPPPSSLWQGLRDAVRGTEADYTAIPLRRAILLLGVPMVLELAMESLFAVVDIFFVGKLGASAVATVGLTETFLFLLYAVAMGLGMAVTAAVARRVGEKRPDQAGVAAVQAILVGLMLSLPLGVMGIVYARELLALMGADDWVLTHGVAYTQWMLGSNLVIVWLFIINAIFRGAGDAAIAMRVLWVANGLNIVLDPLLIFGGGPVPAMGIEGAAIATVIGRGVGVLLALYWLLRGGQHIQVRWAQLRLDLSVALSIVRTSLGGIGQMVVGMTSWIFLMRILASISSEAVAGATITIRLMMFTLMPAWGMSNAAATLVGQSLGAGQPDRAEASVWAVGRYNMVFMVGVSLLFFCFNEALIGLFSDDPGVVAVGAEWLRILSYSYFVYGWWMVATQAFNGAGDTVTPTKINLVFFWLIQIPLCYVLALLLQGGSTGVFWGVFVSETAVGLFTLWLFTRGSWKHRQV; translated from the coding sequence ATGACCGACATCATCGAGACCCAACCCGCAGTGGCCGCACTGCCGCCGCCACCGCCCAGTTCCCTGTGGCAGGGGCTGCGCGATGCCGTGCGCGGCACCGAAGCTGACTACACCGCCATCCCCCTGCGGCGCGCCATCCTGCTGTTGGGCGTCCCGATGGTGCTGGAACTGGCGATGGAGTCGCTGTTTGCGGTGGTCGACATCTTCTTCGTCGGCAAGCTCGGCGCCTCGGCGGTGGCCACCGTCGGCCTCACCGAGACCTTCCTGTTCCTGCTCTATGCGGTCGCCATGGGGCTGGGCATGGCGGTCACCGCTGCCGTGGCGCGTCGGGTTGGCGAAAAGCGGCCGGACCAGGCGGGGGTGGCGGCGGTGCAGGCGATCCTGGTCGGGCTGATGCTGTCGCTGCCCCTGGGTGTGATGGGCATCGTCTACGCCCGCGAACTGCTGGCCCTGATGGGGGCCGATGACTGGGTGCTGACCCACGGCGTGGCTTATACCCAGTGGATGCTGGGCAGCAACCTGGTGATCGTCTGGCTGTTCATCATCAACGCCATCTTCCGCGGCGCCGGCGATGCCGCCATCGCCATGCGCGTGCTGTGGGTCGCCAACGGTCTCAACATCGTGCTCGATCCGCTGCTGATCTTCGGCGGGGGCCCGGTGCCGGCGATGGGGATCGAGGGTGCCGCCATCGCCACCGTCATTGGCCGTGGGGTCGGCGTGTTGTTGGCGCTGTACTGGCTGCTGCGCGGCGGGCAGCACATCCAGGTGCGGTGGGCGCAATTGCGGCTGGACCTGTCGGTGGCGCTGTCGATCGTCCGCACCTCCCTCGGCGGGATCGGCCAGATGGTCGTCGGCATGACCTCGTGGATCTTCCTCATGCGCATCCTCGCCAGCATCAGCAGCGAGGCGGTGGCCGGCGCCACCATTACCATCCGTCTCATGATGTTTACCTTGATGCCGGCCTGGGGCATGTCCAACGCCGCCGCCACCCTCGTTGGGCAGAGCTTGGGCGCCGGTCAGCCCGACCGCGCCGAGGCTTCGGTGTGGGCAGTCGGGCGCTACAACATGGTGTTCATGGTCGGCGTGTCGCTATTGTTCTTCTGCTTCAATGAAGCGCTGATCGGCCTGTTCTCGGATGACCCTGGCGTTGTCGCGGTGGGGGCAGAGTGGCTGCGCATCCTGTCCTATTCCTACTTCGTCTACGGCTGGTGGATGGTGGCTACCCAGGCGTTCAACGGTGCCGGCGATACGGTGACGCCGACCAAGATCAACCTGGTGTTCTTCTGGCTGATCCAGATTCCCCTGTGCTATGTACTGGCCCTGCTGCTGCAGGGCGGCTCCACCGGAGTGTTCTGGGGCGTGTTCGTCTCCGAGACCGCCGTGGGGCTGTTTACCCTTTGGCTGTTCACCCGCGGATCCTGGAAGCATCGTCAGGTCTGA
- a CDS encoding uracil-DNA glycosylase family protein, with protein MNAELVADPNGPADPGSPLGRLATEVRACTLCAAHLPLGPRPVIRLDVHARVLIIGQAPGTRVHASGTPWDDPSGDRLRRWLDVDADAFYALERFALMPMGFCYPGKGQGGDLPPRPECAPRWHAPLRAAMPNIRLTVLPGRHGQQYYLDTRGESLETTVRRYRDFLDHGFFPLPHPSPRNTRWLRDRPWFEAEVVPALQQAVAAALTG; from the coding sequence ATGAACGCCGAACTCGTCGCCGACCCCAATGGCCCGGCGGACCCCGGCTCGCCGCTGGGCCGGCTGGCGACCGAGGTCCGGGCCTGCACGCTGTGTGCCGCGCACCTGCCGCTGGGCCCGCGCCCGGTGATCCGGCTGGATGTCCACGCCCGCGTCCTCATCATCGGCCAGGCGCCGGGGACCCGCGTGCATGCCAGTGGCACGCCCTGGGATGACCCCAGCGGCGACCGCCTGCGCCGCTGGCTGGACGTCGATGCTGACGCCTTCTATGCGCTCGAACGCTTCGCGCTGATGCCGATGGGCTTCTGTTATCCCGGCAAGGGCCAGGGCGGTGATCTGCCGCCGCGGCCGGAATGCGCGCCGCGCTGGCATGCGCCTTTGCGTGCGGCGATGCCGAACATCCGCCTTACGGTGCTGCCCGGTCGCCACGGCCAGCAGTACTACCTCGACACACGCGGCGAATCGCTGGAGACCACCGTGCGCCGGTATCGGGACTTTCTCGATCACGGCTTCTTCCCCCTGCCGCATCCCAGCCCGCGCAACACCCGCTGGCTACGCGACCGACCCTGGTTCGAGGCCGAGGTGGTGCCCGCGCTGCAGCAGGCGGTTGCCGCCGCCCTCACCGGCTGA
- a CDS encoding AbgT family transporter, with translation MTDTDTAPADSRLDRALAAIERTGNALPDPALLFVGLLAIVWALSWALSGIDFGVIDPRTGASLEVHNQLSATALTRFMTELVPTFSHFHPVGVVLVALLGIGVAEHTGFINAALRGLLAVTARRWLTPMLIAVGILSHTAADAGYVLVIPLGGVIFYAAGRHPLAGIAAAFAGVSGGFSANVVPSALDPMLAGLTEAGAQILDPSFSANPLNNYFFTGVSSVLIIALGWWLTDRVVEPRLQRMPLDGELGDLPTLTALDAVERRALRWALALMLTSVVLLGLSMLPAESAWRAADGGLTSAGAPLMQAIVGLIFLLFLLPGIAYGVAAGTVRSSRDIITGMSKTMSTMGYYLVIMFCIAQFVSAFSHSNLGVLLALQGAAALQALALPGAITIVGIILLTGVINLFVGSASAKWALLAPIFVPLLMQLGLSPDLTQAAYRIGDSSTNIITPLMPYFPLVVVYCQRYVKGTGVGTLTAMMLPYSVAFLLLWTILLMIWWAMGLPLGLQASYAYAP, from the coding sequence GTGACCGACACCGACACCGCGCCTGCTGACTCCCGCCTCGACCGTGCGCTCGCCGCCATCGAGCGCACCGGCAACGCCCTGCCCGATCCGGCACTGCTGTTCGTCGGCCTGCTGGCCATCGTCTGGGCGTTGTCGTGGGCCCTGTCCGGCATCGATTTTGGAGTGATCGACCCGCGTACCGGTGCGTCGCTGGAGGTGCACAACCAGTTGAGCGCCACCGCGCTCACCCGCTTCATGACTGAGCTGGTCCCCACCTTCAGTCACTTCCACCCGGTGGGAGTGGTGTTGGTGGCCCTGCTGGGGATCGGCGTGGCCGAGCACACCGGCTTCATCAATGCCGCACTACGCGGCCTGCTGGCGGTAACTGCACGCCGTTGGCTGACACCGATGCTGATTGCCGTCGGCATTCTCAGCCACACCGCCGCAGATGCCGGTTACGTGCTGGTGATCCCCCTGGGCGGCGTGATCTTCTATGCCGCCGGGCGCCATCCGTTAGCGGGCATCGCGGCGGCGTTTGCCGGTGTCTCCGGCGGATTCTCGGCCAACGTGGTGCCGTCGGCCCTGGACCCGATGCTGGCCGGGTTGACCGAAGCCGGCGCGCAGATCCTCGATCCGTCGTTTTCGGCCAACCCGCTCAACAACTACTTCTTCACCGGCGTGTCATCGGTGCTGATCATCGCGCTCGGCTGGTGGTTGACCGACCGGGTGGTGGAACCCCGTCTGCAACGGATGCCCCTCGACGGCGAACTGGGCGATCTGCCGACCCTCACCGCGCTCGACGCCGTTGAACGCCGTGCGCTGCGATGGGCGCTGGCCCTGATGCTGACGTCAGTGGTGCTGCTGGGCCTGTCGATGCTGCCGGCCGAATCCGCCTGGCGCGCCGCCGACGGCGGCCTCACCTCGGCCGGCGCGCCGCTGATGCAGGCCATCGTCGGCCTGATCTTCCTGCTGTTTCTGCTGCCCGGCATCGCCTACGGGGTGGCGGCCGGCACCGTGCGCAGCAGCCGCGACATCATCACCGGCATGAGCAAGACCATGAGCACCATGGGCTATTACCTGGTGATCATGTTCTGCATCGCCCAGTTCGTGTCGGCGTTCAGCCACTCCAACCTCGGCGTACTGCTGGCACTGCAGGGGGCAGCGGCGTTGCAAGCGCTGGCGCTGCCGGGGGCGATCACCATCGTCGGCATCATCCTGCTCACCGGCGTGATCAACCTGTTCGTCGGCTCGGCCTCGGCCAAGTGGGCGCTGCTGGCGCCGATCTTCGTGCCGCTGCTGATGCAGTTGGGGCTGTCACCGGACCTGACCCAGGCGGCCTACCGAATCGGCGATTCGAGCACCAATATCATCACGCCGCTGATGCCCTACTTTCCGCTGGTGGTGGTGTATTGCCAACGCTACGTGAAGGGCACGGGCGTCGGCACCCTGACGGCGATGATGCTGCCCTATTCCGTCGCCTTCCTGCTGCTGTGGACCATCCTGCTGATGATCTGGTGGGCGATGGGCCTGCCGCTGGGGTTGCAGGCCAGCTATGCCTATGCGCCTTGA
- a CDS encoding copper chaperone PCu(A)C, which yields MRLPLLLLVSLTLAACDRGTEPVTPATPAVSAAQPALVVTDVWVREPTPPAPVAGGYLTLTNPGPQDRRLQAVATMAAERVEIHEMRMNDGMMQMRPLTDGLLIPAGETVTLAPGGIHLMLIAPSPGLTAGTSVPLTLQFTDGPAQTVTAEVRGSATRPSDDAGHSHGDHGDHADVDHDHGGEGEHTH from the coding sequence ATGCGCCTGCCGCTGCTGCTTCTGGTTTCTCTGACCCTCGCCGCCTGTGACCGCGGCACCGAGCCCGTCACGCCCGCCACACCCGCCGTGTCGGCGGCGCAGCCGGCACTGGTGGTAACCGATGTCTGGGTTCGCGAACCGACGCCACCGGCACCGGTGGCCGGGGGCTACCTCACGCTGACCAACCCTGGTCCGCAGGACCGCCGGTTGCAGGCCGTCGCGACGATGGCCGCCGAACGGGTGGAGATCCACGAGATGCGGATGAATGACGGGATGATGCAGATGCGGCCGCTGACCGACGGGCTGTTGATTCCTGCCGGCGAGACCGTGACCTTGGCCCCTGGCGGCATCCACCTGATGTTGATCGCGCCTTCGCCGGGCCTGACGGCCGGCACCTCGGTGCCGCTGACCCTGCAGTTCACTGACGGCCCGGCGCAGACCGTGACGGCTGAAGTGCGGGGCTCGGCCACCCGGCCGAGCGATGACGCCGGCCATTCCCATGGCGACCATGGCGACCATGCCGATGTCGACCATGACCACGGCGGCGAGGGCGAACACACCCACTAG
- a CDS encoding efflux RND transporter permease subunit yields the protein MNFNLSRWALNHQGIVLYFMVLFAVLGTYSYLTLGQSEDPPFTFRVMVINTQWPGATAEEVEAQVTDRIEEKLQESAYPDFIRSYSRPGESQVFFFVRDDIDPKRISDAFYEVRKKVGDIRHTLPAGTFGPFFNDEFGDTFGNMYALTGKDFSDAELEDYGDRIRARLLRIADVAKVEFFGTQPQTIEVRFANTKQARLGVPPEVVFEAIRAANAIAPAGYFELGHDRIYVRTNNHIKTAEQLATLAISYEGRTIRLSDVAEVHRGYADPAAPQVRFGAEPALAIGVSMVKGGDIIRLGKALDREFNRIQETLPLGLTLSRIADQPRAVKRGVAEFVKVLAEAVIIVLLVSFFSLGLRTGLVVALSIPLVLAMTFLAMKYFGIDLHKISLGALVLALGLLVDDAIIAVEMMAIKMEQGWDRAKAAAFMYTSTAFPMLTGTLVTAAGFLPIGIAESSTGEYTRSIFQVVGLSLLISWLAAVVFVPYLGYKLLPERAAGEHHDPYQTRFYQRFRRLVARCVDHRWIVIAVTVALFVGSVSLFRLVPQQFFPASTRLELMIDIKLPEGASLQATQDAALRLEALLKGEPTIADDLESFVGYVGSGAPRFFLPLDQQLPTPSFTQYVVTTRDLQARERVRRELVQRLPAVFPDARWRVLRLENGPPVGYPVQFRVSGEDPKILHQVAERIAAIMRANPNAANTHLDWVEPSKTVRVILDQDRAQALGVSAESVAQYLQNSLIGLRVTQLRQDNELIDVLFRGPPDERQHMSLMESTAIPTATGGSIPLDQLATFEYDHEYGITWRRDRLPTVTVRADVYTNVQAPVVTAQIQSQLGPVQDSLPPGYLITQGGTVEESAKGQKSVNKGMPVFVIAVLTLLIFQLKRFSLVMMVVLTAPLGIIGVAIFMLLLQAPFGFVAMLGTIALSGMIMRNSVILVDQIEHDIAAGSPRYEAIIDATVRRFRPIVLTALAAVLAMIPLSRSVFFGPMAVAIMGGLIAATGLTLLFLPALYAAWFRVRRDEAAQGA from the coding sequence ATGAACTTCAACCTCTCCCGCTGGGCCCTGAATCACCAGGGCATCGTGCTGTATTTCATGGTGTTGTTTGCGGTGCTCGGCACCTACAGCTATCTCACGCTGGGGCAGTCTGAAGATCCGCCGTTCACCTTTCGGGTGATGGTGATCAACACCCAGTGGCCCGGAGCCACCGCAGAGGAAGTGGAAGCCCAGGTTACCGACCGTATCGAGGAAAAGCTGCAGGAAAGCGCCTACCCCGATTTCATCCGCTCTTACTCGCGGCCGGGTGAAAGTCAGGTGTTTTTCTTTGTCCGCGACGACATCGATCCCAAGCGGATTTCCGATGCGTTCTACGAAGTGCGCAAGAAGGTCGGCGATATCCGCCACACCCTGCCGGCCGGAACCTTTGGCCCCTTCTTCAACGATGAATTCGGCGACACCTTTGGCAACATGTATGCCCTCACCGGAAAGGATTTCAGCGATGCCGAGCTGGAGGACTACGGGGATCGCATTCGTGCGCGGCTACTGCGGATCGCCGACGTTGCCAAGGTCGAATTCTTCGGGACCCAGCCGCAGACCATCGAAGTCCGGTTTGCCAACACCAAACAGGCGCGTCTAGGGGTGCCGCCCGAGGTCGTGTTCGAGGCCATCCGGGCAGCCAACGCGATCGCTCCGGCCGGATACTTCGAGCTTGGACACGATCGCATCTATGTCCGCACCAACAACCACATCAAGACGGCTGAACAGCTGGCTACGCTTGCCATCAGCTACGAAGGCCGAACCATCCGTCTCTCAGACGTTGCCGAAGTGCACCGGGGCTACGCCGATCCAGCAGCGCCGCAGGTCCGGTTTGGCGCCGAGCCAGCGCTGGCCATCGGCGTCTCGATGGTCAAAGGGGGAGACATCATCCGGCTCGGCAAGGCGCTCGACCGCGAGTTCAACCGCATTCAGGAGACCTTGCCGCTGGGTCTCACCCTCAGTCGAATCGCCGATCAGCCTCGCGCGGTGAAGCGCGGCGTCGCCGAGTTCGTCAAGGTTCTGGCCGAGGCGGTCATCATCGTGTTGCTGGTGAGCTTCTTCTCGCTCGGTCTGCGTACCGGGCTGGTGGTGGCACTGTCGATTCCGCTGGTGTTGGCGATGACCTTTCTCGCCATGAAGTACTTTGGCATTGACCTGCACAAGATCAGCCTGGGCGCCCTGGTGTTGGCGTTGGGGCTATTGGTGGACGATGCCATCATCGCGGTGGAGATGATGGCCATCAAGATGGAGCAGGGCTGGGACCGCGCCAAGGCGGCGGCCTTCATGTACACCTCCACTGCGTTTCCGATGCTGACCGGCACCCTGGTGACGGCGGCCGGATTTCTGCCCATCGGCATCGCCGAAAGTTCTACCGGTGAGTACACGCGGTCGATCTTCCAGGTGGTTGGCCTGTCGCTGCTGATTTCGTGGCTGGCGGCCGTGGTGTTCGTGCCGTATCTCGGTTACAAGCTGTTGCCGGAGCGGGCGGCAGGCGAGCATCACGATCCCTATCAGACCCGCTTCTATCAGCGATTCCGTCGACTGGTGGCTCGCTGTGTCGATCATCGCTGGATTGTTATCGCCGTCACCGTCGCCCTGTTCGTCGGCTCGGTGTCGCTGTTCCGTCTGGTGCCGCAGCAGTTCTTTCCGGCCTCGACCCGCCTGGAGCTGATGATCGATATCAAGCTGCCCGAAGGCGCGTCATTGCAGGCAACACAGGATGCCGCCCTGCGACTGGAGGCGCTGCTCAAGGGCGAACCCACCATCGCTGATGATCTCGAGAGCTTCGTTGGCTATGTCGGCAGCGGTGCGCCGCGCTTCTTTCTGCCGCTGGACCAGCAGCTGCCGACACCGAGTTTCACCCAGTACGTGGTGACCACCCGCGACCTGCAGGCACGCGAACGCGTGCGTCGCGAGCTGGTGCAGCGACTGCCGGCAGTGTTCCCGGATGCACGCTGGCGCGTGTTGCGATTGGAGAATGGCCCCCCGGTGGGGTACCCGGTGCAGTTCCGGGTATCGGGTGAAGACCCGAAGATCCTGCATCAGGTGGCCGAGCGGATCGCCGCCATCATGCGGGCCAATCCCAACGCTGCCAACACTCATCTCGACTGGGTGGAGCCATCGAAAACGGTGCGCGTGATTCTTGATCAGGATCGCGCCCAGGCCCTGGGCGTCAGCGCCGAATCGGTGGCCCAGTACCTTCAGAATTCCCTGATCGGACTGCGGGTGACCCAGCTTAGGCAGGACAACGAACTGATCGACGTCTTGTTCCGCGGGCCACCAGATGAACGCCAGCACATGAGCTTGATGGAATCGACCGCCATCCCCACCGCCACTGGCGGCAGTATTCCGCTCGATCAACTTGCCACGTTCGAATATGACCACGAGTACGGTATTACCTGGCGACGCGATCGACTGCCGACCGTGACCGTGCGCGCCGACGTCTATACCAACGTGCAGGCGCCGGTGGTCACCGCGCAGATCCAGTCACAACTGGGGCCGGTGCAGGACAGTCTGCCGCCGGGCTATCTCATCACCCAGGGCGGCACCGTTGAGGAATCGGCGAAGGGTCAGAAGTCGGTCAACAAGGGCATGCCGGTGTTCGTCATCGCCGTGCTGACCCTGCTGATCTTTCAGCTCAAACGCTTCTCGCTGGTGATGATGGTCGTGCTGACGGCGCCGTTGGGCATCATCGGCGTGGCGATCTTCATGCTGCTTCTGCAGGCGCCGTTCGGGTTTGTCGCCATGCTCGGGACCATTGCCTTGTCCGGCATGATCATGCGCAACTCGGTGATTCTGGTGGACCAGATCGAGCACGACATTGCGGCTGGCAGTCCGCGCTACGAGGCCATCATCGACGCCACAGTGAGGCGCTTCCGTCCGATTGTGCTGACCGCGCTGGCGGCGGTGCTGGCGATGATCCCGCTGTCACGCAGTGTCTTCTTCGGGCCGATGGCGGTGGCGATCATGGGCGGCCTGATCGCCGCCACCGGGCTCACGCTGTTGTTCCTGCCGGCGCTTTATGCGGCGTGGTTTCGCGTACGCCGCGACGAGGCGGCTCAAGGCGCATAG
- a CDS encoding DNA-3-methyladenine glycosylase I — protein sequence MPRCPWADKADEERHYHDTEWGRPQHDERTLFEFLMLEGAQAGLSWATILRKREGYRAVFDGYDIERMAAYSDDDLAQRLTDARIVRNRLKVASARRNARAYLRLRDEVGGLGPYLWGQVDGQPVVNRWTTQQQVPARTPLSDRISKDLQKRDFTFVGSTILYAYLQAVGVVNDHLLSCPQHAECQR from the coding sequence ATGCCGCGCTGCCCCTGGGCCGACAAGGCCGACGAGGAACGCCACTACCACGACACCGAATGGGGTCGCCCCCAGCACGACGAACGCACGCTGTTCGAGTTTCTGATGCTCGAAGGGGCACAAGCCGGCTTGTCGTGGGCGACCATCCTGCGCAAGCGCGAGGGCTACCGCGCGGTGTTCGACGGCTACGACATCGAGCGCATGGCGGCCTACAGCGACGACGATCTGGCGCAGCGCCTCACCGATGCCCGCATCGTCCGCAATCGGCTGAAGGTGGCGTCGGCGCGCCGCAACGCGCGCGCGTATCTGCGGCTGCGTGACGAGGTTGGTGGGCTGGGGCCGTATCTGTGGGGGCAGGTCGATGGCCAGCCGGTGGTCAACCGCTGGACCACGCAACAGCAGGTTCCGGCCCGCACGCCGCTGTCCGATCGCATCAGCAAGGACTTGCAGAAGCGCGATTTCACCTTTGTCGGCAGCACCATCCTTTACGCCTATCTGCAGGCGGTCGGGGTGGTCAACGATCATCTGCTGAGCTGCCCGCAGCATGCCGAGTGTCAGCGCTGA